In Callospermophilus lateralis isolate mCalLat2 unplaced genomic scaffold, mCalLat2.hap1 Scaffold_45, whole genome shotgun sequence, a single genomic region encodes these proteins:
- the LOC143388964 gene encoding coiled-coil domain-containing protein 144A-like, translating into MTLATDQVNGHLIQRQCQLKEIEHRYQDEQRKRNEHLRKQEVSKEKVSKLRRETILHEDQLHDYQNKSDNRIDGVINVQTQFYDVIKKLQARNDRYRLMVENKYLELINETNHLREQLDQYGKEKAEEMDDLTTKMKNASSKHLHLRTNYDCFMQNLFFIKSMQDTFEKIERNQKKLEENVVNFPRHTRSTRVERGQGVWWECDIEHRARWNLEEKQKQTQEAAAEITEQFRKTNFTSIRSQMELRISHLESELKILRNATERI; encoded by the exons ATGACTTTGGCTACAGATCAGGTAAACGGACACCTAATACAAAGACAGTGCCAACTGAAGGAGATCGAACACAGGTATCAAGATGaacaaagaaaaaggaatgaaCACCTCAGAAAGCAGGAAGTTTCTAAAGAGAAGGTATCTAAACTACGAAGAGAAACTATATTGCATGAAGACCAATTGCATGACTATCAGAACAAAAGTGACAATAGAATAGATGGAGTTATTAATGTCCAAACGCAATTTTATGATGTTATAAAAAAACTTCAAGCTCGGAATGACAGGTATCGTCTCATGgtggaaaacaaatatttggagTTAATCAATGAAACTAATCATTTAAGAGAACAACTGGATCAATATGGAAAGGAgaaagcagaagaa ATGGATGATCTTACTACAAAGATGAAAAATGCATCTTCAAAGCATTTACATTTGAGAACAAACTATGACTGTTTTATGCAGAACTTGTTTTTTATAAAAAGTATGCAAGatacatttgaaaaaatagaaaggaatcaaaagaagttggaagaaaatgTAGTAAACTTTCCAAGGCACACACGGAGCACTCGAGTAGAACGAGGCCAAGGAGTATGGTGGGAATGTGACATTGAACATCGAGCAAGATGGAATTTAGAGGAGAAGCAAAAACAA ACACAAGAAGCAGCTGCGGAAATTACAGAGCAGTTCAGAAAGACTAATTTTACTTCAATAAGAAGTCAGATGGAACTCAGAATTAGCCATCTGGAATCTGAACTGAAAATTCTAAGAAATGCAACTGAGAGAATATAG